Proteins from a genomic interval of Musa acuminata AAA Group cultivar baxijiao chromosome BXJ1-9, Cavendish_Baxijiao_AAA, whole genome shotgun sequence:
- the LOC135592527 gene encoding ubiquitin-conjugating enzyme E2-17 kDa-like has product MATRRIIKELKDLQKDPPTSCSAGPVGEDMFHWQATIMGPPDSPYAGGVFLVTIHFPPDYPFKPPKVAFRTKVFHPNINSNGSICLDILKEQWSPALTISKVLLSICSLLTDPNPDDPLVPEIAHMYKTDRTKYETTARSWTQRYAMG; this is encoded by the exons ATGGCTACGAGGCGGATCATCAAGGAGCTGAAGGATCTACAGAAGGATCCCCCGACTTCTTGCAGCGCAG GCCCAGTAGGTGAAGACATGTTCCACTGGCAAGCAACAATAATGGGTCCTCCAGACAGTCCATATGCAGGAGGTGTATTTCTTGTCACCATCCACTTCCCTCCAGATTATCCATTTAAGCCGCCCAAG GTTGCTTTCAGGACAAAGGTTTTCCATCCAAATATTAACAGCAACGGAAGCATTTGTCTGGACATCTTAAAGGAGCAGTGGAGCCCTGCATTAACTATTTCCAAG GTGCTGCTGTCAATCTGCTCCCTGTTGACTGATCCAAACCCAGATGACCCTTTGGTTCCAGAGATCGCCCATATGTACAAGACAGACAGGACCAAGTATGAGACCACAGCAAGGAGCTGGACCCAGAGGTACGCAATGGGCTAA
- the LOC103997003 gene encoding ethylene-responsive transcription factor CRF1, translating to MTKARTLRIFWTDPDATDSSGDEECGVSGRRVGRLVREIGLEPCHSFGDKQKRPRKKASAERGKMAPAQTGSTKFRGVRRRPWGKYAAEIRDPWRGVRLWLGTFDTAEEAAMVYDCAARQLRGPGAATNFSTPSSSAISTAPARPQVEAMPTVSGGYDSRDESHSLSSPTSVLRGFSSCCAKEGPAGEETKEGSDFNAEFWSPECRVEEFVPFDEAPLYHDPWGFSSWEPRVHEARTTRVGFSASAADTSNEVMLASSSASGTGFGTVTWQDDDYFHDIGDLFPLEPLPAIF from the coding sequence ATGACGAAAGCTCGGACCTTGCGCATCTTCTGGACCGACCCTGACGCCACCGACTCATCCGGAGATGAGGAGTGCGGCGTCTCCGGCCGCCGCGTCGGGCGGCTCGTGAGGGAGATTGGGCTCGAGCCCTGCCACTCCTTCGGTGACAAGCAGAAGAGGCCGAGGAAGAAGGCCTCCGCCGAACGAGGCAAGATGGCTCCCGCGCAGACGGGGAGCACCAAGTTCCGCGGCGTCCGGCGGCGACCTTGGGGGAAGTACGCAGCGGAGATCCGCGACCCGTGGCGCGGCGTCCGCTTGTGGCTCGGGACCTTCGACACCGCCGAGGAGGCCGCCATGGTCTACGACTGCGCGGCGCGCCAGCTCCGCGGCCCCGGCGCCGCCACCAACTTCTCCACTCCCTCTTCGTCCGCCATCTCCACTGCCCCCGCTCGACCCCAGGTGGAGGCCATGCCCACAGTCTCCGGCGGCTACGACTCCCGCGATGAGTCCCACAGCCTGTCCTCCCCGACGTCCGTCCTCCGAGGGTTCTCCTCATGCTGCGCCAAAGAAGGCCCAGCCGGGGAGGAGACAAAGGAAGGGAGTGACTTCAACGCAGAGTTCTGGTCTCCGGAGTGCAGGGTGGAGGAGTTTGTACCGTTCGACGAAGCGCCGCTATATCACGATCCATGGGGTTTCTCATCGTGGGAGCCGAGGGTTCACGAGGCGAGGACGACACGGGTCGGGTTCTCCGCCTCGGCGGCTGACACGTCGAATGAGGTCATGCTCGCGTCCTCCTCGGCGTCGGGTACGGGTTTCGGGACGGTCACGTGGCAAGACGACGACTATTTTCACGACATCGGCGATCTGTTCCCGCTCGAACCCCTCCCCGCCATATTCTGA